A DNA window from Leopardus geoffroyi isolate Oge1 chromosome A1, O.geoffroyi_Oge1_pat1.0, whole genome shotgun sequence contains the following coding sequences:
- the LOC123599429 gene encoding nuclear envelope pore membrane protein POM 121-like isoform X2, which produces MGSYLSRPRPRPLSPSLLGGDPPETLESLGPAHPARSVPLTCRVHSAAPSLDLTRRQSCENLVASPRRRRYRRRFAIVHLRQYPIQQARCLFLGVFSSVPHTRHPKPVLSACRSKMFCTSVILKMASAKGKLTLRLALKETVLCMWSSLSSHLPNPCVRETLMRALEENGQAKAKEEKDLTSLVESREELAKPGEGHPVPKRQDDLRGDAECSGSMQSAFRRLMVNGVLSSFVPRPGPLKRDFCSISLEDSLIRKSHTCFLSSCSKRNAITSSYSSTRGFPPLPRSFPGTAGIRGPASYQPQVAAKKASEESYHSSSSASVEPQRKIKHENVADAPSGQKQSLRDRSPLPDSSRPQKRKIPLLLSSRRHDSLILLPPPQMMELISRANLRTVTS; this is translated from the coding sequence ATGGGCAGTTACCTGAGCCGGCCCCGCCCTCGGCCGCTGTCCCCTTCTCTGCTAGGCGGGGACCCGCCCGAGACGCTTGAGAGCCTCGGGCCCGCGCACCCAGCCCGCAGTGTTCCTCTGACTTGCCGGGTTCACTCGGCGGCCCCGAGCCTGGACCTAACTCGCAGGCAGTCATGCGAGAATCTTGTGGCTTCACCTCGTCGTCGTCGGTACCGTCGGCGGTTTGCCATAGTCCATCTGCGGCAATATCCAATCCAGCAGGCCCGGTGTTTATTTCTGGGGGTCTTTTCCTCAGTGCCCCACACCCGCCATCCGAAGCCTGTGCTGTCTGCCTGCAGGTCCAAGATGTTCTGCACTTCAGTGATCCTGAAGATGGCATCTGCTAAGGGCAAGCTGACGCTGCGTTTGGCTCTGAAGGAGACAGTCCTCTGTATGTGGTCTTCGCTGTCTAGTCACCTCCCAAATCCTTGTGTAAGGGAGACCTTGATGAGGGCCCTCGAAGAGAATGGTCAAGCGAaagccaaagaagagaaagacctGACCTCCCTGGTTGAGAGCAGGGAAGAGCTGGCAAAGCCTGGAGAAGGGCACCCAGTCCCCAAGAGGCAGGATGATTTGAGAGGGGATGCCGAGTGCAGTGGGAGCATGCAGTCAGCATTTAGGCGCCTGATGGTCAACGGAGTCCTCTCTTCCTTTGTGCCCAGGCCGGGGCCTCTGAAGAGAGACTTCTGTTCTATCAGCTTAGAAGACAGCCTGATTAGGAAATCCCACACCTGCTTTTTGAGCTCATGCAGCAAACGCAATGCCATCACCAGTTCTTACAGCTCCACTCGAGGGTTCCCACCGCTGCCAAGGAGCTTCCCAGGCACAGCTGGGATCCGAGGCCCAGCCTCATACCAGCCCCAAGTGGCCGCAAAGAAAGCCAGTGAGGAAAGCTATCATTCTAGCTCTTCAGCCTCAGTAGAACCACAAAGGAAGATCAAGCATGAAAATGTTGCAGATGCACCTTCTGGGCAGAAGCAAAGTTTGAGGGATCGCTCACCTCTACCTGACAGCTCCAGGCCCCAGAAGCGCAAGATTCCTCTGCTGTTGTCCTCTAGGCGACATGACTCACTGATCCTGCTCCCACCACCCCAG
- the LOC123599429 gene encoding nuclear envelope pore membrane protein POM 121-like isoform X1, whose product MGSYLSRPRPRPLSPSLLGGDPPETLESLGPAHPARSVPLTCRVHSAAPSLDLTRRQSCENLVASPRRRRYRRRFAIVHLRQYPIQQARCLFLGVFSSVPHTRHPKPVLSACRSKMFCTSVILKMASAKGKLTLRLALKETVLCMWSSLSSHLPNPCVRETLMRALEENGQAKAKEEKDLTSLVESREELAKPGEGHPVPKRQDDLRGDAECSGSMQSAFRRLMVNGVLSSFVPRPGPLKRDFCSISLEDSLIRKSHTCFLSSCSKRNAITSSYSSTRGFPPLPRSFPGTAGIRGPASYQPQVAAKKASEESYHSSSSASVEPQRKIKHENVADAPSGQKQSLRDRSPLPDSSRPQKRKIPLLLSSRRHDSLILLPPPQVGYRVTAEDLDLEKRAAIQWINKALEG is encoded by the coding sequence ATGGGCAGTTACCTGAGCCGGCCCCGCCCTCGGCCGCTGTCCCCTTCTCTGCTAGGCGGGGACCCGCCCGAGACGCTTGAGAGCCTCGGGCCCGCGCACCCAGCCCGCAGTGTTCCTCTGACTTGCCGGGTTCACTCGGCGGCCCCGAGCCTGGACCTAACTCGCAGGCAGTCATGCGAGAATCTTGTGGCTTCACCTCGTCGTCGTCGGTACCGTCGGCGGTTTGCCATAGTCCATCTGCGGCAATATCCAATCCAGCAGGCCCGGTGTTTATTTCTGGGGGTCTTTTCCTCAGTGCCCCACACCCGCCATCCGAAGCCTGTGCTGTCTGCCTGCAGGTCCAAGATGTTCTGCACTTCAGTGATCCTGAAGATGGCATCTGCTAAGGGCAAGCTGACGCTGCGTTTGGCTCTGAAGGAGACAGTCCTCTGTATGTGGTCTTCGCTGTCTAGTCACCTCCCAAATCCTTGTGTAAGGGAGACCTTGATGAGGGCCCTCGAAGAGAATGGTCAAGCGAaagccaaagaagagaaagacctGACCTCCCTGGTTGAGAGCAGGGAAGAGCTGGCAAAGCCTGGAGAAGGGCACCCAGTCCCCAAGAGGCAGGATGATTTGAGAGGGGATGCCGAGTGCAGTGGGAGCATGCAGTCAGCATTTAGGCGCCTGATGGTCAACGGAGTCCTCTCTTCCTTTGTGCCCAGGCCGGGGCCTCTGAAGAGAGACTTCTGTTCTATCAGCTTAGAAGACAGCCTGATTAGGAAATCCCACACCTGCTTTTTGAGCTCATGCAGCAAACGCAATGCCATCACCAGTTCTTACAGCTCCACTCGAGGGTTCCCACCGCTGCCAAGGAGCTTCCCAGGCACAGCTGGGATCCGAGGCCCAGCCTCATACCAGCCCCAAGTGGCCGCAAAGAAAGCCAGTGAGGAAAGCTATCATTCTAGCTCTTCAGCCTCAGTAGAACCACAAAGGAAGATCAAGCATGAAAATGTTGCAGATGCACCTTCTGGGCAGAAGCAAAGTTTGAGGGATCGCTCACCTCTACCTGACAGCTCCAGGCCCCAGAAGCGCAAGATTCCTCTGCTGTTGTCCTCTAGGCGACATGACTCACTGATCCTGCTCCCACCACCCCAGGTGGGTTATCGAGTCACTGCTGAAGACCTTGACTTAGAGAAGAGAGCTGCGATCCAGTGGATCAACAAGGCCTTGGAAGG